In Gimesia benthica, a single window of DNA contains:
- a CDS encoding cytochrome c3 family protein — protein sequence MSMRHALLIALFLFVALFAAAYLFGSHAGEQPSDVFNKTSWQRMASPGALSEAHAFLEHNCEACHTSVKGVEASKCIACHADNKSLLQRRPTAFHANVGSCRDCHREHRGSGQHPIDMDHVALARIGFRQLEADPLSDGVNNQVRKDLLNWIDRHEPAVRGLKGHSSLAPQEAVLNCATCHSTKDPHRELFGQNCAQCHGTAKWTIPEYRHPSPNSTDCAQCHQAPPSHYMMHFNKISAKVARQPSAKVNECYECHQTTSWNDIKGVGWYKHH from the coding sequence ATGAGCATGCGACATGCCCTATTGATCGCGTTATTTCTTTTCGTGGCGTTGTTCGCCGCAGCCTACTTATTCGGCAGTCATGCCGGCGAGCAACCCTCCGACGTGTTCAACAAAACGTCTTGGCAGCGTATGGCCAGTCCCGGTGCGTTGTCCGAGGCCCACGCGTTTCTGGAGCATAACTGCGAGGCTTGTCACACGTCCGTCAAGGGTGTTGAGGCCAGCAAGTGCATCGCCTGCCACGCCGACAACAAGTCGTTGCTGCAGCGCCGGCCGACCGCGTTTCATGCCAATGTTGGTAGTTGTCGGGATTGCCACCGTGAGCATCGGGGAAGCGGCCAGCACCCGATCGACATGGATCACGTCGCGCTTGCCAGGATCGGCTTCCGTCAACTGGAAGCGGACCCCTTGTCAGACGGTGTCAACAACCAGGTGCGGAAAGATCTGCTTAACTGGATCGACCGGCACGAACCCGCGGTTCGCGGGTTAAAAGGCCATTCGAGCCTCGCGCCGCAGGAAGCAGTCTTGAATTGTGCGACCTGCCACTCCACAAAGGATCCGCACCGCGAACTGTTCGGCCAAAACTGTGCGCAGTGCCATGGAACGGCGAAGTGGACGATCCCAGAGTATCGGCATCCTTCGCCCAACTCCACCGATTGTGCTCAATGCCACCAGGCCCCGCCCAGCCATTACATGATGCATTTCAATAAGATATCGGCCAAGGTAGCTCGGCAGCCGAGCGCCAAGGTCAACGAGTGTTACGAGTGCCACCAGACGACTTCATGGAACGATATCAAGGGAGTCGGCTGGTACAAGCATCATTAG
- a CDS encoding IS3 family transposase: protein MVREVRSRTPGVRRRRHISTASGREQTAAEAASRSRNGKSVVKKSNGVLCEGVAVKYAWIKQHRDLFPVIVMCRVLGVSKSGFYKWLKAVPSPRAQRSERIRKTVQEIHEQSNEIYGSYKIAEAMQADDNLETACRNTVALAMREIGLKSKVSKKFKPTTTVVDPDKRPAANLLNQDFSADAPNRKWVTDITYLPTQNGWVYLAVVLDLFSRKVVGWSMADSLATPLVSTALKNAIESRRPETQRLLHHSDRGCQYTSDLYQTTLKTLGITCSMSRTGCCYDNAVMERFFWSLKHEWTKHEKYADLTEARLSVFRYIETFYNSKRLHQTLNYQCPDQFERIYAQQLAA from the coding sequence ATGGTACGAGAAGTACGCTCCCGAACCCCAGGCGTGCGGCGAAGACGCCACATTTCAACAGCTTCAGGAAGAGAACAGACGGCTGCGGAAGCAGCTTCGCGAAGCCGAAATGGAAAGAGCGTTGTTAAAAAAAGCAACGGCGTTCTTTGCGAAGGAGTCGCAGTGAAGTACGCCTGGATCAAACAACATCGCGACTTGTTTCCGGTAATTGTCATGTGTCGTGTTCTCGGCGTATCGAAAAGCGGTTTTTACAAATGGCTGAAAGCCGTACCCAGTCCGCGGGCCCAGCGTAGCGAACGCATTCGCAAGACGGTACAAGAAATTCACGAGCAATCAAACGAGATTTATGGCAGTTATAAAATCGCTGAAGCCATGCAGGCGGATGACAATTTAGAAACGGCTTGCCGCAACACGGTCGCCTTGGCGATGCGTGAAATCGGCTTGAAAAGCAAGGTTTCCAAAAAGTTTAAACCGACCACGACTGTCGTCGATCCGGATAAACGTCCCGCAGCGAATCTCTTGAATCAGGACTTTTCTGCGGACGCTCCGAATCGAAAGTGGGTCACCGACATCACCTACCTGCCAACTCAAAATGGCTGGGTTTATCTGGCTGTCGTCCTGGATCTCTTCAGCCGCAAAGTTGTCGGCTGGTCTATGGCGGACAGTCTCGCTACACCTCTGGTCAGTACCGCTCTGAAAAACGCTATCGAATCCCGGCGGCCCGAGACCCAGCGGTTGCTGCACCATAGTGATCGGGGCTGCCAGTACACCAGCGACCTCTATCAAACGACGTTGAAGACACTCGGGATCACATGCTCCATGAGCCGAACCGGATGCTGTTACGATAACGCCGTGATGGAACGATTTTTCTGGTCACTCAAACACGAGTGGACCAAACATGAGAAGTATGCCGATCTCACAGAAGCACGCCTGAGCGTGTTCCGCTACATTGAGACGTTCTACAATTCAAAACGTTTACATCAAACATTAAACTATCAATGTCCCGACCAGTTCGAGAGAATATACGCTCAACAACTGGCCGCATAA